In the genome of Crassostrea angulata isolate pt1a10 chromosome 6, ASM2561291v2, whole genome shotgun sequence, the window TTTCTATATGACTCCATTGACATGTACCTAAACAACAGACTAAAAAGCAACTGGGAAGTAACTCTGCATCACATAGCAGTAAGTTGgtggtttttttaaatcaagtttttgattatgttataattttaaatgcatttgttttcttaaaattggtATACAGTAGATTCTTAATCAAAAGTAAGGAATTAATATTCGTGCAAAATCACAAGCAGCAGTCCTCACAGATTTTGAAATACCACTTCATTTTCCTGACAAATGTAAACTGTgtgaaattataataaaagtttattgcttgctatttcatattatatgctaaaataaaaataaggattctACAGTATATATTCATGAAGCCACTGAAAGGGCTGGCATTATGCACACTTTTTATATCCGTACATTTTGTGTCATGAAACAATTTgtcataatatttttatttcattttgaaatttttgttttctattaaGATACAATACATTTCTTCTCAAGTGCATAGGGGCCTACAACCTAAGATTGAACagtataaaaaatacattataggCATACATTTAAGTAGAAAAAAGGTACAACAAGGCATAACCAGGGCATGCAAATTTAAATACAGTGGCCTCTGGGCATAACGAGCTCGGATATAACGAGGTACCGCTTATAACGAGATTATTGTTTGGTCCCaaattatttccttttaaaatcaaagtactgaagtactgaggggagttgattttatcgattaacatctattttaaaatcaacttatcttgcatggcaattagtttctagtctgtatttgaattacgcactttttaattatatgaatttttaaacttttccgacaagaatttcgagaaaccccatatgaatcatgttgtgtaatatttaaagattgatttcaaactatgtattagtaatcgaaacaattctaaaaatcgtatggatccaagcactattgatatcgaactatagtctcgttcaaccagacgctcggctgtctccgttaatctatgacaagcaagagagcctctctggtTGTCGGtaatttacggagacagccgagcgtctggttgaacgagtcTTTATATTacactctggcgtaggaacacatgagactacaaagtatatctaaattgttcgtattatataaaatctgactattttcaaagtgtttatagataagttccttgaaaaacaatgcttcagcatactttacattgaatttttctattatttaaagaactaagtcttgtcagcggcgatgatttgtgcttaggtccaaacactgtttcactttcggtttgccagagtaactgcataggagagttgattaaaatcaactcccaaaaatcctGATACAATGAGATTGTTTATAACACGACTCCGTATATTACAAGGTAAAAATTTCTGCCCGTCAGTTGTAAGCGCTATTAGATATAATGAGGTACTCACGACAGGCTTGATTGAAAACGCTAGTTTCAGGTAACTAACGGTATGCCTATGTAATTTTCACAGGTATGTATACACAAGAAAATAGATTAAAAGTATTCAGAAATAATGATGAGTTGTTTTTATTGCAATGTTCACAGTAATGGCTTCAAAGAAATAGAAAAGGAAAGTAATTTCGCTAGAAACAATAGTACTTATTTAGAAATAGTtaacaattaattaaaaataaaaagtgaaaTTGCAAAAGACTATGGATTAACTTCGAGTACatttattacaatttaaaaaaaaaaacatgatttagaaaGCTTGGAAGAGTTAGCGGACTTATTGAGAAAAGCGCGTGACTCTAAAAATAGCGATACCGACATTGAGCCTTCCCATTATGTCAGTGTTGATTCACTGGGTACGGTATTAAATTTCGTTAGTAATTTAAGTTAGTAAAATTCGGGGTCAAATTAAAGATGATGACGAGACAGAAACTGGAAAAGGTGGTGATGATATCGGTGTGTCGTCGGCAAAAAATCGAGAATTTTCTACAAAAGATGCATTAGACGCggttatgattttcaaaacttcttCATGCAGAAAACAGACATCGAAGATTCCACATTAAGTGTTTAACAAAAACTGATTGACGTTATTGAAACTTTCCgaagaattaataaaaaaaataagcaacaGACTATCACACAATTTTTGTCTCTCGTTAGGTGAAAGTAACAGTGTTTAGATTGTACACGTATTTATTCAATGGTCATTTACATGTCATTGAATACGCTGTAAGTTTATTACTTTTCAACAAAGTTAGAATaaattacacatgtacatatttatttcattatccCTTGTTTATAAAcgttatttgaaatgtaaagaaCAACTATCACATGTCACCTTTGGAAATGCCAACCTCGGATATAACGAGTATCGGTTATAACGAGAAATAAACGTATGTCCCCTGCATCTCGTTATACCCGGAGGCCACTGTATGGTTCCAAGTTTACACACATTAGATATGCCAATTACCTATTCCAAAGCAAGTACAACTATAACAAGTTTTTGAACAATCCATTCTTAAATAACATTAATGTATAAGCACAACACAGGTGCTCTAAAAGCATACTATAAGCATGCTGAACAGAGATCAGAATTTGGCATGACTAATATATGCCCTCATGCATGTAGTTTGGAAATAAAAGTTAGTACCGGTATATGTAATTCACTTAATTCACTAGTATAaatgttaaagcaatatgagctgtagtTCTTATTTTGGTGCAAAAACTTGTTAAAATGCATGTAACTTAATTAAAAGTTTATTGCTTGTgatttcatattacatgttaaatgctaaattaaaataaagattcTACAGTATATATTCATGAAGCCACTGAAAGGGCTGGCATTATGCATTATGAGTCACATTTTAGGCACACCTTATACAGGTAGAATTTggtaaattgatattttttttttaccttttgtaGGTGACTTCAATGTTTTGGTCCAATGTTCACACAGGGTTATGTATTGGATATAACTGTGTGGCCTTGATGGCagaaataaacagtttcttcCTTCACTCCAGAAAACTGCTCCAGATGTACGAGATAGGCTTTAACCACTGGTTTTACAAACTTGTCACTTACTTGAACTTATTCAGCTTTGTAAGCTGTCGTGGATTCTCAATTTGTAGAATTTTCTATGGAATGTATGTTGAGCCCAGTAGAGTTCCAGTTGTGTTTTACGTTTGTCTTTCAATGTCCATGGTTGTCATGTCTGTTATAAATGTGATTCTTTTTTGGAGATTGtttaaaagtgatattttaaaacCCCAGAAACAACAACCCAAGTTAAATGGCAATCACAATAGTTTTTACAGGAAAGATGAGTGACTTGTGTGAATTTGCTTTATAgtttattgtttgatttttgaaaagtatcaattttatgtaaacatgtaatgTTGTTTGATACTTCATgcttactatatatatatattcactgATAATGCTTTGCGAACACGGGATAACAATTGTCCTCTCTGTATAAAAACTCAACTACAAAACAAAggatttgtttataaatttaacATAGATACATTGTTTTCTTGACAGTctaagtaatacatgtacttatattgaCTCATTTCATGTTAAGCCAATGTGGGAGTAAGGTTCTCtctatatttttacaataatgtTTTTTTCAAGGTCTGAATCATATTTGttgaatttcttttatttttttatatcaaaatggaTGATAGCTGTCTATGATATGACTTGATATCGTTTGTTGTAAATTGAATTGTTTCTGTTCtaaattctttctttttgtttacaaaggaagaTAAACATACTGTAGTCATCCTATCTGTTAAgaaagtcaatttttaaatgcCTTTATTTCCTCAAATTGATATTAAGTTTTCTTTGTGATGACTTTAACTActccaaaacaattttttgagaatttgagagattaaaaaatgaaattctctGATCTGTTAGACCAACTGCATTTTTACTCTGTCAAATTCTTTGGAAAGACCCTCCTTCTTTTCATCCTGGTATTTTGATCATAATACACGTTGTTTCCATTTTACATGATATATAATGATCTGTTTGTTTGTCTTATTAGACTACTGGATAAAGGATCTGTAGAAATTGTGATTTGTTAAACTTGGTGCCATTTCTTGACACAggatgaatttgatttttttttaatcatgtaaatacaaataatttttgtaaaaagtcaTACATATCCCTCTGAGTTGTCAATGTGAGAAATTAGTTAttcaataaaaatcttttttaaccATATTCTCATTCCTGCATTTACCAGTGCTGTTTAAAGTATACTCAACAAGGCACTGAATTTAATGTATGAAATAACAGATTgcttaatttttgttgttgacatttttaaaatcatgggATACACATTTCAagcattttttgtatatatacatcaaaagattATTATCAAGAGTCTCAGAAGCTTATTTATTAAGTATCCTCCAGAGTCTCAGCTCTCTACATATACAATCTATTGTTTTTACACTCTATATCTGGTATATTCACATTAGTGTTCATGTGTATGGTTGGAAAATGTTGTAAATGTATGGAGGAACAATGTTTTTGctgtttttaaacatgttagtGTGTTTCATGGTACCAACAATTAGATCTGTTATATCATCCCTAttgtttcttgaattttcatacttttgaagtTTTTGCTATGCCAGGTTCATGACATttgcaagttattttttttttttagatctttAGATATAGGGAACGAAGGTCTCTAACCCCTCAAAAGGAAAGTTAGCATAATGAGAGTACATGTAGTGTGCAGAAAGAGAATATGCCAAAAACTGTAAAAGCTATAAAGACTCAAATAATGACAACCATCAGTATTCTTtctattaatttgaaattgatttaatgaaattgaaaagaaagaatatatttttcatttttatggaaTGAAAGATtgtatttcttttcaaaactcaaaaaaggggaaaaaggACATAAGAATATGGTTTTCAGGGTAttgaatatgaatttaaaaaaaaacagatattCCATATTGTGCAGATTTAACATTGTAATACAAATTCCATCATTCAAATTAATCTGTTTATTTTGGTAGAAAAATTCCAACTGATTCATAGTCACCAAAGAAGTTCAAACAGATCAGTATTATGGGGTCTTTTTGTCTAGCTATTGTACCGGTTTGCTGCTTCTAGTCTTGCAATGGTGTGGTTGCTAATGGGCTTCTTGTGCTGTATTCAATGTGCCTTATGTTGGGGTGCAAGGTAAAATGATCTTCCAATAATTCCTCACATAATGACATAAGCTGTGCACTTGTGTTTGTCTTAGATTGTTTATATGAACTTAACAGTTTTAGCAAATGTAAAGAATATTTCTGTACATTTGCCAGGATTGCGCTTAAAATCATATAGAATCTtgcatttttcattgaattatCAATACATTGATATTTGTTGTATGACAGTATGTGAGGATAAAGACAATGTACACTTGAATAGGATTTactccattttatttttatcaaattgattgAAGGTGTTGTAAAAAAGATTCCATAGAAATCAATTAAACCTTTATCAGATCTTCGGAAAACTTTctctaatttcattttttcaaggAAATAATAGACTTGTATAGACAtgaatttttaatgtttcaGCCAGTTGTTTACAAAGAGGTGTTGATGATCTATTTCTGATATTACCTGTAGTCTATAAAAGAATTGTCACATTTCTTGTTAAACTTTTTTTAGAGGAAGCTTAACGAATTTTCTACCAGTGTCTGGTaataattttgtatatacatgtatttcagaaaCGCTGTGGGAAGTTGATTGATTGAATGTGTTCTTTATTAAAATAGTTGGTAGAGAGGTGATATGATAATGTATATATTAAGCAATGCAACTTTtcatgttatatgtattatgtaGGCATTTAGCTAGCTGGTAGCTAACAGTGCATGGAAAAGAtctgtcattaataaaatggaGGATTCTTTTACTGCTcgtatatttgtaaatatgtgTTGACCAAAGTTATAAGTATCTTGTAGATGAGGTGTGGAAGTGCTTTTATACTGCGTTGAAATACTTGCTGTTTTACAGACATCTTGCGTTTTGTGGGATGACTGCAATCTAtcatttgatgtatttttctttttaccaaatagtagtatttatttttttagtagGTTTGACATTGTACTTGCATTTCTTTGTAACTgtaagaagtacatgtactttgcgTAATCATGgcataattatttttcttaaacgaaataaaatgaacaaaacaaagCAATTGTTACAGATTTCTTATGTCGTACATGTTTATACATGGATAACTCTTATGATTTAACACCTAAAATGAATATGGTCCGTTTTCTTGGGAATCTTATCGAATTAGAGGGAAGAATCATGAAAATAAGAACCTTATTTGAATCTGCATCGAGATAACTGTTCTCGTCATTGTTAGAGCTGTAACTTTAACATTGCGGAAGACAAACTCTGTCAGAATTTTTTAGGAACGTCTTGCACAATGGTTAGAGTCCTAGGGCGTCAAATCCTTCTACTGTCACCGATGGCGTAACTGTATTTTCCCGAAGTATGAACAGTTTAACGTTTTCAAGAGCAGGTCCacttctttatacatgtattttgtttagcgattaatttcattaaatgaaTGGCATCGAGAGAAAGCATACAATCATGCATAGCATTAATATtgaacaaatatgtttataatacatgtagaaacaCGTTAACTAGAAATTAAAATAGCTTCACTTCCCgaaagtgaaataaaaaatattcataatttggAGAACCAGCAACCTAAAAATTGTTCATTCAGAGAGCTTTTGGATATTAAGACTACGTCAATTCAATGAAACAGTAACGAACATGTATGTAGGACCAAATACTATTATATGTAAATACAGGATTTCTCGGGCgaattaaaatgtataattatacacTACAAACCACGGAATTGTATTATTTGAAATTCTAATGTcgattttgattaaatattgtatattaatgaacaaaattcTCTCAATTCTTAATATTACTGCAGAAACTAAACAATATCAccactttttaaataattatacttTTTGTTATCTTATTTCAGGTATGGTATTATATTGCAATTTAACGTCCAGGATGTTACAAACtgtgaatgaatttttaaaatgtttcagtATATAAACTTTTGCTGAATGGTTTCAAAACTTGTACCCAATTTGCCTACAAAAAGAAAGTCGTCTCGTAAGTAAGTATTGAAtcgttttatatacatgtataagatttaTTTTCCTTACTGCAATCAACCCATATTCACCTCTTTCAATCCTTGTTTGCAACAGCTTAATAATGTCTATTTAAACTTCAGATCAATGTAATTTTTCTCATTTGCATAGTGATGTTAAATTATTCAATGCAGATGAAGCGGGGTTGTTTTTAcgtcatatttaaattttgatataaaaatacgTATGTCCAGGGTTCAGGAccattatataaaaagaaaaaaaaaacgttattTAAAAGCATATAACTCTTTGAAATACAGTGGCCTAAATAGTTGACAGTAGAACCgatttaacaagaccttggactttcggtaggatgcttgcgtcaaaacaagttgatAATGGCGCTGGTTtgaagtgaaatatacacagattgcgtagtctttgctcaagagccagacaaatcttgttgatttcaaagagccatagctgagtggccagcaaagaaatagacaggcctacgtcacattgctttTTGACACAACTTCCttaagtccaagctcctgttaaaatggttctatttacaaatattttctgtttctcttttaaaaaaaaatgatgattacTGCAATGTTTTTCGtctttttcattcattaatgaTTTATATCTTATCATAAAGGTTCAGGATGTTTATGACATGTGTCGCACTGCTCCTCACAGTATATTGGGGATCGTGCGAGAAAGTGTCCCCAAAACCAGGTCTGAAATTATTCAGAGAGGATTACAAAAGCGTTGAAGAAACTTGCCTTGCTGTCGGATTTGTGAGGAATGATTGTAAAAATAACACGAAGAAGGGTATGGAGTTGTGAACTTTTCATTATCATTAccaataacatacatgtatatcggtaTTTATCATATGGTTAATGATTGATATAATATATGTTTTGATCTTTCTTTCACATTCTGTGATTTTCTTGTTGAATATTAAGGTAAGATAAGAACGTATTTTCGgtatttttcttatattaatTCTGTCGTTGAACAGTTTCACtcttcagaataaaacaaaagaactATTTTAGGATTTATGTGATGATTTGAGTACTATTCTGGCAACtaaaatatactagtatgtttAGTATTAACTATGgtacatatataaactattataATGACCGTTACTTTAGATAATCGTGTGGTAGCTTTTGATGTTCGACTGAAGAATCAGAAGAGAAACCTTGCCACAAAAGCACGGGTTGTATTCGAAACAGTTGATCTGAACGAAGGACTGGGATACGACGCCTCTACTGGAGTTTTCACGGCCCCTAGCGGCGGGATCTACGTGTTTGACTGGACAATCTTGGCATGGCAAGGTCAAATTGCCTCTACATCTCTCGTTGTGAATGGCCAGTATAAATCATGGAGTTACTGTGACGATAGAGGATCCAAAACATGGCTTCCCTGTAGCAAAATGACATTAGTGAAGCTAAAACACGGCGATAAAATTTGGATTGAAGTTATCAATGGAACATCTGATATACACAATCTGTATACATCATTTTCTGGGTTTAAGATGTAATCATACACAgaattaaaaggtttttttcttcaaaaacaattatggagatacaaaaaaaaatgttgattctttaaaataaaaccaaactgTGCCATTTTTGgctgttaattttaataaagtttAACATGATGCACATGAGTTTTGATTGAAGTATTTTTACAACCCGAATCAAATAATGTTGAATATTGTAGTCGTTCTAAAgtcataattttaataaattagaATTTCGTTAGCATGATGGAACGTGAAAAAACCCCTCAAAATGAAGATGTGCTAAccctttgttttttttagtaaCCCTGaccaggctgaagctagcagccactaagaccgtagaagctagcagccaataaggaaattcatcaaagtactgagagtattcgaacaaaaaattatattttacttaattatcgacatattttaattaatatcaaaatgattaatgctcAGTAATTTGTAGGAGTATTGACGACTTCCgaagcagtaaagctcgcctggataagagttataaatgcgtctttgttggatagaaatgaaatacgtTTATACGCgtcataagttatgaaaataatgttatcctaaGTGTGGTCTTAttaatacaaatagaaaaagtatatacatcgtataaagtgatatgcaaacgtattatgatataaaagacatgataaattaaagtagattaaaaggcataaaatgatacaaaaacaataaaaacccaAAGCCAATCCAGTGTGGCAAGATAATTTGTTAACATAAAAGTTGAACATGTGCGTGTTTAAAGATTTATCCTCGGGCCTTTTCACTCCCCAGAAACAACATCAATCAAcaactaaaacaagaggcccatgggccacaaatcgctcacctgaacaatagtccttgcatcattttttttttcgaaagggTTTATTATGATGTGAactctgaataaatattgtaaaattcatatatttcaagatgttgccatatattaaacaatacataaaaaagaagaaacaattttatctttggcATGTTGTCACTATTCACAATTGCTCCacctgtaaaatacattttattaatgtatagaaaaatcatatgCTAGGAAAAGGGGAAAACTGAAAacctcattaaaaaaaaacctacctaccctattttaaaatctgatgaaaTAGGAAACACACGTATTTGTTTTTCTTGCCTAAGCAGTGTCCGAGAACCTTACTGGAGTGCGACCatttctcgccgagtaccatttctcgccagtatattgtgacgtcagttttcgtatataattttatgtgttgataaaatgacgccACAATGtcctggcgagaaatggtactcggcgagaactggtcgcacgccattaatataacaataaatattgttctttatagttcatattttaaaaataagggtCCATAAAAATCAGTCTAACAATTTTGATGTTGATTGGCCTGCCAATTCATCGTAAAAATTGTTAGACTGCTATCACagcttgaaattaaaattatgttcacTCCAAATGCAATACAGTCATGCAAactaattattattaataaacaaaacattgaaaaacaaaacaatttcttttatttcattttatgcttGTCAAAATGTAGCATCAACATGATATAAACGTCTGTAGAACATCTAACCCCAATTTTAATCTTTCATTGCACAAACAAATCGTAGTAACATTGTTCTCCGATATCAGTACCATTCATATTTACCAAGGTCGTGGTCGCACTTGTTTGATTCGATCggtaaactttaaaattaaattacgcAACAATTATTCCAATAATCGATGACAAATTAAATAGctttaagtataaaaaaaaaaagaatcttgAAAACGCGGTGTAAAAACAAATGGCATGGTGATTATGCTGATAGTCTACTGTAGAGCTGAATTCGGAACTACGATTTTCcactatttcataaaatattctttatatcaTTCTTCGTTAAAAACGTTACTTTTAAAGTTAAACCGGCAAATCACAaacttttcttttatcaaaattgacGTCTGAAATCTTCTTCAAAATGGCGGTTAGTTAGTACAAACAAAGAGCTTCCGTTTCGTAATTCCGAATAACGAGCCCGATCTTATATAAATGAACACACGATCAGAACACGCTTACAACACATAGTTTGAACCCTTCTAAGGGTCCCAGTATTAGACTGAGGGttaccatttttacaatttagaatctgccTTATATATAGAAGTTGTCATATAAATATTGGTAATACTGGAGCagcggttcttgagaagaagattttaaaagatacccccccccctttttttcacAGTTTCATGATTATTTCTCGTTTAAAAAGGGATTGCcctttgaattttacaatttataatctcCTTAATATAATACTGCTTTCTGCCAAATTTCGTTAAAATTGGATGagtggttttggagaagaagttgaaaatgtgaaaagtttacagacggacggacagacggacggacggacggacggacggacgacggacaacgggtgatcagaaaagctaaaaacatcgtattattacgaatatgagACAATAGAACACCCAgaattgtgattttattctcataaaaaattatcatatgtcACAGTCAAAAAACATCAGGTGAAATTATAGCAaagaaagattatttttttttgataagtaAACAAGGATTGTGCTGTCTGTTTGTAAACGCGGACTGCTGATTagaaaaggactatgtgcggtatggtcaaatatctgcccccgatttcaaccaatttttaaatagtatcgtatgaaaataaaatcttcacaaatcattgtatagaggatgtctataactttaataatgattttagtcatcattgctcattcgctgtgtatctatgacgt includes:
- the LOC128188711 gene encoding TLC domain-containing protein 2-like, producing MGFGLPGSYPFHEHHTARNSSSIMASDSDYTRSMQKVDVRYGYLMIFSTIIVFHSLNNLVARYVGTPKSVRNDPWRWRNLFISWIHGMICGLWNISCFLLYPEIFEDLIEHINYFTYMMVAFSTGYFLYDSIDMYLNNRLKSNWEVTLHHIAVTSMFWSNVHTGLCIGYNCVALMAEINSFFLHSRKLLQMYEIGFNHWFYKLVTYLNLFSFVSCRGFSICRIFYGMYVEPSRVPVVFYVCLSMSMVVMSVINVILFWRLFKSDILKPQKQQPKLNGNHNSFYRKDE
- the LOC128190073 gene encoding cerebellin-3-like isoform X1, whose translation is MVSKLVPNLPTKRKSSRKFRMFMTCVALLLTVYWGSCEKVSPKPGLKLFREDYKSVEETCLAVGFVRNDCKNNTKKDNRVVAFDVRLKNQKRNLATKARVVFETVDLNEGLGYDASTGVFTAPSGGIYVFDWTILAWQGQIASTSLVVNGQYKSWSYCDDRGSKTWLPCSKMTLVKLKHGDKIWIEVINGTSDIHNLYTSFSGFKM
- the LOC128190073 gene encoding cerebellin-3-like isoform X2, whose product is MFMTCVALLLTVYWGSCEKVSPKPGLKLFREDYKSVEETCLAVGFVRNDCKNNTKKDNRVVAFDVRLKNQKRNLATKARVVFETVDLNEGLGYDASTGVFTAPSGGIYVFDWTILAWQGQIASTSLVVNGQYKSWSYCDDRGSKTWLPCSKMTLVKLKHGDKIWIEVINGTSDIHNLYTSFSGFKM